From the genome of Virgibacillus proomii, one region includes:
- the qoxB gene encoding cytochrome aa3 quinol oxidase subunit I encodes MDFFERFAIPHPSPAIYASMVAIGLTTIAIIVGLTYFKKWGYLWREWLTTVDHKKIGIMYMISALLMLFRGGADVLMMRAQTAVPENTLLDAQHYNEIFTTHGVVMIIFMAMAFIIALMNFVIPLQIGARDVAFPRLNALSFWLYFMGAMLFNISFVIGGSPSSGWTSYFPLAGNDLSPSVGTNYYMLALQISGLGTLITGINFIVTILKMRAPGMTLMKMPMFTWAGLITNVIIVFAFPVLTVALAMGTMDRLFGTNFFTTTDGGMDMLWANLFWVWGHPEVYILILPAFGIYSEIIPTFSRRNLYGYNTMVISMVVISLLSFLVWVHHFFTMGQGALVNSIFSITTMAIAVPTGIKIFNWLFTMWKGKIKFTVPMLYSLGFIPIFTIGGVTGVMLGMASADYQYHNTMFLVAHFHLVIIPGVVFAMIAGLTYWWPKMFGFMLNERIGRWTFWFIAIGTCLAFFPMFISGLDGQARRMYTYSEATGFGIWNMLSFIGAIGLAIGFVLLVYNIYYSIRYASRDIGDDPWDARSLEWATHSPVPEYNFAIAPEVNSRQPFWDAKKHGHKLFKAGYKEIHMPNNSGVPFIMAVFFFIFGFAFIFSMWITAIASLIGIFACLIHRSFEKDHGYHISGDELKKTEAELRGAK; translated from the coding sequence ATGGACTTTTTTGAGAGATTTGCGATACCGCATCCAAGTCCCGCTATATATGCATCTATGGTTGCTATTGGTTTAACTACTATTGCAATAATAGTTGGCTTAACCTATTTTAAAAAATGGGGTTATTTATGGCGTGAATGGCTTACCACTGTTGATCATAAAAAAATCGGAATTATGTATATGATTTCTGCATTATTAATGCTGTTTCGAGGTGGAGCAGATGTGCTGATGATGCGTGCGCAAACTGCTGTACCTGAAAACACGCTGTTGGATGCACAGCATTATAATGAAATATTTACGACACACGGAGTTGTAATGATTATATTCATGGCAATGGCATTTATCATTGCGTTAATGAACTTTGTCATTCCATTACAAATTGGCGCACGAGATGTTGCGTTTCCTCGTTTGAATGCTCTTAGCTTTTGGCTTTATTTTATGGGAGCAATGTTATTTAATATATCGTTTGTAATTGGTGGTTCACCAAGCTCAGGATGGACTTCTTATTTTCCGTTAGCCGGAAATGATCTAAGCCCATCTGTAGGAACGAATTATTACATGCTTGCTCTGCAAATATCCGGGTTAGGTACTCTGATTACTGGAATTAACTTTATTGTGACGATTCTTAAAATGCGAGCTCCAGGCATGACTTTAATGAAAATGCCAATGTTTACATGGGCTGGTTTAATTACAAACGTCATTATCGTGTTTGCTTTTCCGGTATTAACTGTTGCATTAGCGATGGGAACAATGGATAGATTGTTTGGAACTAATTTCTTTACAACAACAGATGGTGGAATGGATATGCTGTGGGCTAATCTATTCTGGGTATGGGGACACCCGGAAGTATATATTTTAATTTTGCCTGCTTTCGGTATTTATAGCGAAATTATCCCAACTTTCTCACGTAGAAATCTATATGGTTATAATACGATGGTCATTTCCATGGTAGTTATCTCATTACTATCATTTCTTGTCTGGGTGCACCACTTCTTTACAATGGGGCAAGGAGCATTAGTAAATAGTATTTTCTCCATTACAACCATGGCGATAGCAGTTCCAACGGGAATTAAAATATTCAACTGGTTATTTACGATGTGGAAAGGTAAGATTAAGTTTACTGTACCGATGTTATATTCATTAGGCTTTATTCCGATTTTTACTATCGGTGGTGTAACCGGAGTAATGCTTGGCATGGCTTCGGCTGACTATCAATATCATAATACAATGTTTTTAGTCGCACACTTTCACTTAGTTATTATTCCTGGTGTTGTGTTCGCTATGATCGCAGGTTTAACCTATTGGTGGCCAAAAATGTTCGGCTTTATGTTAAATGAACGAATTGGAAGATGGACGTTCTGGTTTATCGCGATTGGTACATGTTTGGCGTTCTTCCCGATGTTTATTTCAGGGTTAGATGGTCAAGCTCGTCGTATGTATACCTACTCCGAAGCAACCGGCTTTGGGATATGGAATATGCTTTCGTTTATTGGAGCAATCGGACTAGCAATCGGATTTGTGCTTCTTGTGTACAATATCTACTATAGTATACGTTATGCTTCAAGAGATATTGGAGATGACCCATGGGATGCACGTTCACTTGAGTGGGCAACGCATAGCCCGGTACCTGAATATAACTTTGCTATTGCACCGGAAGTTAATTCGCGTCAGCCCTTTTGGGATGCAAAGAAGCATGGTCACAAATTATTTAAGGCTGGCTATAAAGAGATCCATATGCCGAATAATAGTGGTGTTCCGTTTATAATGGCTGTCTTTTTCTTCATCTTCGGATTTGCTTTTATATTTAGTATGTGGATAACAGCGATTGCTTCACTTATTGGTATTTTTGCTTGCTTAATTCATCGTTCATTTGAAAAGGATCATGGATACCATATTTCTGGTGATGAACTTAAAAAAACAGAAGCAGAACTGCGGGGTGCTAAATAA
- the qoxC gene encoding cytochrome aa3 quinol oxidase subunit III: MNIDKTQPLEYRTEQGRLNILGFWIFIGAEVMLFATLFASYFILVDRTGSGPTGADVFQITPVLIETILLLTSSFTIGLGVHAMRIGNKKAMLSFFILTLILGVAFLGVEIYEFYHYVHVGAGIQTSAFTSILLTTLGTHGLHVTFGLFWGIMIVIQIIKRGLNSETANKSFIFSLYWHFLDVVWIFIFSFVYLKGMM, encoded by the coding sequence ATGAATATAGATAAGACACAACCGCTTGAATACCGTACAGAGCAAGGTCGTTTAAATATATTAGGTTTTTGGATATTTATTGGTGCAGAGGTTATGCTGTTTGCAACATTATTCGCATCTTATTTCATTTTGGTAGATCGTACAGGAAGTGGTCCTACAGGAGCAGATGTTTTCCAAATTACTCCGGTATTAATTGAAACGATTTTGTTATTAACAAGTAGTTTTACGATTGGGCTCGGGGTTCATGCGATGCGAATCGGCAACAAAAAGGCGATGTTAAGCTTTTTTATCCTTACGCTAATTCTTGGCGTGGCATTCTTGGGAGTAGAAATTTATGAATTCTATCATTATGTACATGTCGGTGCAGGAATTCAGACAAGTGCATTTACATCTATTTTATTGACAACTCTTGGAACGCACGGATTACACGTTACGTTTGGTTTGTTCTGGGGAATTATGATCGTGATACAAATCATAAAACGTGGTTTAAATTCGGAAACAGCTAATAAATCATTTATTTTTTCCCTTTACTGGCATTTCTTAGACGTTGTATGGATTTTTATTTTCAGCTTCGTCTACTTGAAAGGAATGATGTAA
- the qoxD gene encoding cytochrome aa3 quinol oxidase subunit IV, which yields MKELFPTKHVMGFVFSLVLTVVALLVYFMDMSFAVGMTVLLVTAFAQAGLQLIIFMHAGESKDRGAIYTTIYYGVIVAIMTVFGSLLAMVWGYV from the coding sequence ATGAAGGAATTATTTCCAACTAAACATGTAATGGGCTTTGTCTTTTCTTTAGTACTTACCGTTGTCGCTCTCTTGGTATATTTTATGGATATGTCGTTTGCGGTAGGAATGACGGTCCTCCTTGTTACGGCTTTTGCTCAAGCTGGACTGCAGCTAATAATCTTTATGCACGCGGGTGAATCTAAAGATAGAGGTGCTATTTATACAACGATATATTATGGTGTTATCGTAGCCATTATGACTGTTTTTGGTTCATTATTAGCCATGGTCTGGGGTTATGTATAA
- a CDS encoding ArsR/SmtB family transcription factor yields the protein MKTANTKKHQSDVCETFCYDEAKVNHIRPKVDKMEGVEQLFKALADATRLKIAYALTLERELCVCDVAHIIGATKATASHHLRLLRNMGLAKDRKEGKNVFYSLDDEHVHQLVTIAIVHAKEGVDIGKE from the coding sequence TTGAAAACCGCAAATACCAAAAAGCATCAATCAGATGTTTGTGAAACGTTTTGTTATGATGAAGCTAAAGTAAATCATATTCGCCCAAAAGTAGATAAAATGGAAGGTGTAGAGCAGCTTTTCAAGGCATTAGCAGATGCTACCAGGCTTAAAATAGCTTATGCATTAACATTAGAAAGGGAATTATGTGTTTGCGATGTTGCCCATATTATTGGCGCAACGAAGGCTACTGCCTCGCATCATTTAAGACTTTTACGGAATATGGGATTAGCAAAGGATCGTAAAGAAGGTAAGAATGTATTTTACTCATTAGATGATGAACATGTGCACCAGTTAGTGACAATAGCAATTGTACATGCAAAAGAAGGTGTTGATATTGGAAAAGAATGA
- a CDS encoding heavy metal translocating P-type ATPase, whose protein sequence is MQKKVLILEKNEHVYRLQGLSCANCAAKFEKNVRDIASVQDVKINFGASKIKVVGEATIDQLESAGAFDGIKVVPEKKRLEEHKKQSFWKKQSNITTMFSLFFTVLGYVFMFQVGEKNMATIGTFAAAILVGGWELFKVGLRNLTKFEFDMKTLMTIAIIGAAIIGEWAEGAVVVFLFAVSEALEGYSLEKARQSIRSLMDIAPNIAMIRRGDKLVEVDVDDVQINDVMIIKPGEKIAMDGAVLKGESSINQAAITGESIPVYKTAGDKVFAGTLNEEGSLEIRVTKYAKDTTIAKIIHLVEEAQAERAPSQQFVDRFAKYYTPAIIVIAFLVAVIPPLFFDASWSQWVYSGLAVLVVGCPCALVISTPVAIVTAIGNAARKGVLIKGGIHLETAGKLEVIAFDKTGTLTEGKPAVTEVISLGNLSRQEVLAHAAAIETFSQHPLASSILRKAKEEKVNELHANNFMSLTGKGAKATIDQTEYFIGSPALFREFVNIPKELQQQIRTLQTQGKTVMLLGTKTRMEGLIAVADQVRKNSRSMIERLRNLGKRTIMLTGDNQATGAAIGREIGISETKAELLPQDKLTMIKQLKEQYGKVAMVGDGINDAPALAAADLGIAMGGAGTDTAMETADIALMSDDLSKVPYMMGLSKKALNIIKQNVTFALGLKIVALLLVIPGWLTLWLAIFADMGATLLVVFNSLRLMKTK, encoded by the coding sequence ATGCAAAAGAAGGTGTTGATATTGGAAAAGAATGAGCATGTGTACCGTCTACAAGGATTATCCTGCGCAAACTGTGCCGCAAAATTTGAAAAGAATGTTCGTGACATTGCTTCTGTCCAAGATGTAAAAATAAATTTTGGTGCATCAAAAATCAAGGTAGTAGGAGAAGCCACTATTGATCAACTGGAATCAGCAGGAGCATTTGATGGAATTAAAGTTGTTCCGGAGAAAAAGCGCTTAGAGGAGCACAAGAAGCAATCATTCTGGAAAAAACAAAGCAATATTACTACAATGTTTTCACTGTTCTTTACCGTTTTAGGTTATGTATTTATGTTTCAAGTTGGAGAAAAAAATATGGCAACGATAGGAACCTTTGCTGCAGCTATTTTAGTTGGTGGCTGGGAACTGTTTAAAGTTGGTCTTAGGAACCTTACCAAATTTGAATTTGATATGAAGACATTAATGACCATCGCCATAATTGGAGCAGCCATTATTGGCGAATGGGCAGAAGGTGCAGTCGTTGTTTTCCTATTCGCTGTAAGTGAAGCATTAGAGGGCTACTCCTTAGAAAAAGCCCGACAGTCCATTCGGTCATTAATGGATATTGCGCCAAATATCGCAATGATTAGACGTGGAGATAAGCTAGTTGAAGTGGATGTTGATGATGTCCAAATTAATGATGTCATGATTATAAAACCAGGGGAAAAAATTGCGATGGATGGAGCAGTATTAAAAGGAGAGTCTTCTATTAATCAGGCTGCAATTACTGGAGAATCTATACCAGTCTATAAGACTGCCGGAGATAAAGTGTTTGCAGGTACATTAAATGAAGAAGGATCTTTAGAAATTCGAGTAACGAAATATGCAAAGGATACTACTATTGCGAAAATTATTCATTTAGTAGAAGAAGCACAAGCTGAACGAGCCCCTTCACAGCAATTTGTCGATCGCTTTGCGAAATACTATACGCCTGCTATTATCGTTATTGCCTTTTTAGTAGCAGTTATTCCGCCACTATTCTTTGATGCGTCATGGTCTCAATGGGTGTATAGTGGACTAGCTGTACTTGTGGTAGGTTGTCCTTGTGCCTTGGTAATTTCAACCCCTGTTGCAATCGTTACAGCAATTGGGAATGCAGCACGTAAGGGTGTGCTAATTAAAGGTGGTATTCACTTAGAAACTGCTGGAAAATTAGAAGTGATTGCCTTTGATAAAACAGGAACCTTAACAGAGGGGAAGCCGGCAGTGACAGAGGTGATATCTTTAGGAAATCTGTCAAGACAAGAAGTTCTAGCACATGCCGCAGCCATTGAAACATTCTCGCAGCATCCATTAGCCTCTTCGATATTACGTAAAGCAAAAGAGGAAAAAGTAAACGAACTGCATGCTAATAACTTTATGTCTCTAACAGGTAAAGGAGCAAAAGCAACAATTGACCAAACTGAATATTTTATTGGAAGTCCTGCTCTATTTAGAGAGTTTGTAAATATACCGAAAGAATTACAGCAGCAAATTCGCACCTTGCAAACGCAAGGAAAAACAGTGATGCTTTTAGGAACGAAAACAAGAATGGAAGGGTTGATAGCCGTTGCTGACCAAGTACGAAAAAACAGTCGCTCCATGATAGAAAGGCTACGTAATCTTGGTAAACGAACAATTATGCTTACAGGAGATAACCAAGCTACCGGAGCTGCAATTGGACGAGAGATTGGTATCTCAGAAACAAAGGCAGAATTACTACCACAAGATAAGTTAACAATGATTAAGCAATTGAAAGAACAATATGGAAAAGTAGCGATGGTAGGAGATGGAATTAATGATGCGCCTGCTCTGGCAGCGGCAGATTTAGGAATTGCTATGGGTGGTGCCGGTACGGATACAGCGATGGAAACGGCTGATATTGCGTTAATGTCAGATGATTTGAGCAAAGTTCCATACATGATGGGCTTAAGTAAAAAAGCATTAAACATTATTAAGCAGAACGTTACTTTTGCTCTTGGTTTAAAAATTGTTGCATTGCTGTTAGTTATTCCTGGATGGCTCACATTATGGCTCGCTATTTTTGCGGATATGGGAGCAACCCTGTTAGTAGTATTTAATTCATTACGTCTAATGAAAACAAAATAA
- a CDS encoding TrkH family potassium uptake protein — protein sequence MRRIISLRPFARSAIHFSPPQTLAFTFLIFILGGTVLLKLPIATTEPISWMDAWFTATSATTVTGLIVVDTGITYTLFGEMVIMFLMQSGGLGLMTFSILILMMLRKKIGLRQRILTQQSLNLNQTSIGGLVRLVKRLFIFSISIEAIAFGILCIKWIPEFGILGIKYSLFHSISAFNNAGFSLWENNLINYVGDPLVNIVITALFITGGLGFTVLADVWDKRRFHKLSLHSKLMLVGTLIINVSALLALFFLEYGNPETIGNFSFVDKLWGSYFQAVTPRTAGFNTLDIAEMTTPSILLMMLLMFIGAGSGSTGSGIKVTTFVVMILATISFLRGKSETTAFNRAIKPHTIVRALSIMMISILLIFVAIFILTITEDAPFLVIAFEVISAFGTVGLSMGITPDLTFLGKIVIIVMMFIGRIGPLTIAFVFARQKSLSIRYPEEDIFTG from the coding sequence ATGAGGAGGATCATTTCTTTACGTCCATTTGCAAGAAGTGCGATCCATTTTAGTCCCCCTCAAACCCTCGCATTCACATTTTTGATATTTATTTTAGGTGGAACTGTATTGTTAAAGCTGCCAATTGCTACGACAGAACCTATATCTTGGATGGATGCGTGGTTTACTGCAACTTCAGCAACTACGGTTACAGGTTTGATCGTTGTAGATACAGGGATAACGTATACGCTATTTGGTGAAATGGTAATTATGTTTTTGATGCAAAGCGGTGGTCTCGGCTTAATGACATTTTCTATCCTAATTTTAATGATGTTGAGAAAAAAGATTGGTTTACGACAACGCATATTGACGCAGCAATCCTTAAACCTTAATCAAACTTCTATTGGCGGACTTGTCCGTTTAGTTAAACGATTATTTATATTTTCTATATCTATTGAAGCAATCGCATTTGGAATATTATGTATCAAATGGATTCCTGAATTTGGAATTTTAGGCATTAAATATAGCTTATTCCATAGTATATCAGCTTTTAATAATGCGGGTTTTTCTTTATGGGAAAATAACTTAATCAATTATGTAGGTGACCCGCTGGTTAATATTGTGATTACAGCTTTGTTTATTACCGGTGGTCTAGGTTTTACCGTTTTAGCGGATGTTTGGGATAAAAGAAGGTTTCATAAGCTTTCTTTACATTCCAAACTAATGCTTGTTGGGACATTAATTATTAATGTTTCTGCTTTACTAGCGTTATTTTTTCTAGAGTATGGAAATCCAGAAACAATTGGGAATTTTTCCTTTGTTGATAAACTGTGGGGTTCCTATTTTCAGGCAGTGACACCGCGTACCGCTGGATTTAATACATTAGATATAGCAGAGATGACAACCCCCTCTATACTGCTAATGATGCTACTGATGTTTATTGGTGCCGGGAGTGGGTCTACCGGGAGTGGAATTAAAGTAACCACTTTTGTTGTCATGATATTGGCCACGATTTCCTTTTTACGAGGAAAAAGTGAAACGACTGCTTTCAACCGAGCGATTAAACCGCATACTATAGTGCGTGCATTGTCAATTATGATGATCAGTATTTTATTGATATTTGTTGCTATTTTTATTTTAACCATTACAGAGGATGCACCGTTTTTAGTTATTGCATTTGAAGTGATCTCAGCATTTGGTACAGTTGGTTTATCAATGGGAATAACACCGGATCTAACGTTTTTGGGTAAAATTGTGATTATCGTGATGATGTTTATTGGTCGAATTGGTCCGCTAACTATCGCTTTTGTATTTGCTAGACAAAAATCATTGTCCATTCGTTATCCTGAAGAAGATATATTTACTGGGTAA